The following DNA comes from Centropristis striata isolate RG_2023a ecotype Rhode Island chromosome 3, C.striata_1.0, whole genome shotgun sequence.
CCTTTAATATACAGATcatacacagtcatggaaacatttcaGACctgcttgttttcttcagtttctggttcattttaatgcctggttcaactaaaggttcatttgtttggacaaatataatgataacaacaaaaatatctgataagagtttaatttaagagctgatatctagacattttccacggttttattgataataaccaaaatcatgatcaataaaaccatgttaaatgtctagatatcagctcttaaattaaactcttatcagatatttttgttatcattatattaaacaaatgaacctttagttgaaccagacattaaaatgaataagaacctgaagaaaacatgatataatatgatatatatatccATGTTTCAGTTCTAATAATAAACCAGCTGCACAGGAACGTTGTCCGACTAGaatcatttaataataataataatgataataatgtagTTTGTGGAGCAGCTCTGTGATGATTTAAATGGTTGGATGTGATTATTAATGTTGTTGGTGTTTCAGGGTTACACGGCTCACATCATCAGCACCGTGTCTGAGTGGTCTCTGGCCTTCTCcttcatcagcttcttcctcaCCTACATCAGAGACTTCCAGGTATCTCCTCCAGATCCTCCAGATCCACCAGATCCACCAGATCCACCAGATCCACCAGATCCTCCAGATCCACATCTGTTATCAGACTCACGGTTCACtaaagaacattaataaactaatgaATAAATTGAgtttagttttaaaatgtaaatctttTTGATCCATCAGGGTCAGAGGACTTAATTTAAAACaggattttatttgtcttttccagttataataacaaaaattgtTGTCAACTtctcgttgagattaaaaaatctcttttcccagagagacctggccaagaaagcagcataaaaagagacaagttacaacatttaaacacagttatcataaacaattaaaatacaaatcCTGCACAGCAAcagtgaaggagcctcagtagagactaTAAGGAGCATCACACTGACCAAGAAATTATTTactttagaatcgatttaaattcacatGTATGAacacaggtaagagggaagcagcccaagaatagatttatagataaaaactaaccaatgagagataaaaactaaccatcCATTCTCGtttgcttatccggggccgggttgcgggggcagcaggctaagcagggcattccaggcgcccctctcccagccacaacgtccagctcctcctggaccccgaggcgttcccaggccaggagagagatataatccctccaccgtgttctgggtcttccccggggcctcctaccagttggacctggaactcctctaacgggaggcgcagggaggatccttaccagatgcccaaacctcctcagctggctcctttagaggagaaggagcagcggcactagtctgagctcctccccctatctctaaggctgagcccagccaccctacggaggaagctcatttcagccgcttgtatccacgATCTTGTTctttggtcactacccaaagctcatgaccataggtgagggttggaacgtagatggagcggtaaatccagagctttgccttcaggctcagctccttcttcaccacaatggagggacacggtcataagccttctccaagtccacaaaacacatgtagactggatgagcaaactcccatgccccctccaggAGTCTgggagggtaaagagctggtccgttgttccacggccaggacggaagccgcattgttcctcctgaatctgaggttccacaatcggccggagcctcctttccagcaccctggagtagactttcccaggaggctgagcagtgtgattccaTGGTAATTGGATCAAAGCCTCCGGTCCCTTTttaaaatgggaaccaccaccccggtctgccactccactggcactgtcccagacctccacgcgacacctCCTCcagagtttttgcttcagcgactgctgcagctgcagcccttctggccgaacggtacctgtctgctgcttccggagacccctcggccagccaagaccggaaggcctccttcttcagcttgacggcctccctcaccgctggtgtccaccagcaggttcttgggttgccgccacgacaagcaccgacggccttcaggccacagctcctaccagccgcgtcaacaattgaggctttgaacatgttgaacatggcccattcggactccatgtccccagcctcacccgggatgttgggaattcttccggaggtgtgagttgaagaccctgcagacaggggcctccgctagacgttcccagttcaccctcactacacgtttgggtttgccaggtctgtccagcagcaTCCCCCACCACCTGATCCACCTCACCACCAGGAGGTGATCagctgacagctctgctcctctcttcacccgagtgtccagaacatgatcagatctgacgatacgataatgaaatcgatcattgatctttggcctagagtgctctggtaccaggaaCACTTATGAACAGCTCTATGTtctaacatggtgtttgttatggacaaacCGTGACTAgaacagaagtccaataacagaacaccACTCTGGTTCAGAtcgggccgttcctcccaatcacctcctccaggtaccatcatcgttacccacGTGAGCGGTATTATAGCGGTACTATTTCTAGCTGCtaacgctccacctcctgcacaagctcgggctccttcccgccagcgaggtgacgttccacgtccccagagccgctggagccgggggtcaggggtcaggggtcaggggtcagcagCCCAGCTACCCTCCTTCACCTGCTGCCAGACTCACTCATTCTGAAAAAGAATCCTAATTTTAGTTCCAGTTTTGTCACAAGGCTTTCAATCTGGTGGTTAAAAGAGCTTCTGATCAATATTGATCCCTAAATATTTGTAAGCCGTGACCAACTAGAGGAAACATAGCGTATCATGTGAGTATTCAAAAGCTCTAagttttttaataatacatCAGAATGTGTAGCAGTCAGCTGAGGGACATCCTGAGGTTGATCACTGTCTCCTGAGGTGGAACCAGTCTCTGATggctccactgtgttttctgaactcGGCCTCATAGAACCACCACTACCACTAAATTGCAGAATGTAAATTCACTAAATCACCATTCAGCCTTATTCTCATACTTGATATCCTGGTCGtgcattgtgtttaaaaaaagagaaaagtgggACTTTTGTATAATGTCTGCTGTAAATGAAAGGTTGATTATTGATAAAACAGGTCACTTTAGTTATCCgtgttttgatttccaaacAGACGGATTGAACAGAAGAGACTCGGACCGTCGAGTCGTTTAGTTTCTCATATTCACTAAAAACAACCAGACGAACATCATAAACTCCTAACAGAGGTTCATCATGACTAATAGGACGTTCCTTaacttcttgtttttcttttatatgaAGAAAATCACTCTGCGAGCCGAAGCCGACCTGCAGAGCTCCGACCTGTACGACTCGTGGTCGCACGCCGGCCGCACTGCGGCGCCGCCGCTCAAACACGACGAGTCGTCTCCGCTGCTGGCCGGAGGAACGTGACGAACGCCGGAGGAACGTGACGAACGCCGGAGGAACGTGACGAACGCCGGAGGAACGTGACGAACGCCGGAGGAACGTGACGAACGCCGGAGGAACGTGACGACCTGTTTAACTCTTTCTAATCGGCTCTAAAtgctttttaaagatattttataGACTCTCAGATCTGCTGAAGTGGCTCTTAGAGGATTAAACTGAATCTGTCCAGTCAGATGTTTTGGGTTTTATTAGAGCTGTAACTGACAaactggaataaataaaaacaaagtatcTGACTGGAGAGAAATGAAGGTGAAGAGagattttaatgtgtttaatttggGTGAAATGACCCTTTAAAACCAAATATGACGCTTTGCACTTTATatctctttttatatttcttctccTGCTGTTAAACCTGAAACCTTCCACTGTCTTCATGTCCCAGTTCATCTTTTCACTGGTTGATGTTGAAGTTGGATGATTaaagtgtccaaatgaagcttcatgaaccataaACTCTATTAatctacatcaggggtctcaaactggcggcccgcgggccaattgtggcccccgtgacaatattttgtggcccccaccttgatatgaaagtttgtgtcttttttagtcattttgtgtctttttgacgtcatcttgtggtttgggaaacactgattgatatttttatacattttattaaccaaacaactaatcgattcatcgtttaaataatcgacagattaatcgattattatttttattgttattgtactgaagaagacttgaagctAGCAGTAgagatcataataataataataataataaagtgatgaGTCGTCTCATTTAGTATtgtgatagataggaccggacttcttcggtgtcgccccctgctggactttAGAGAGGTTGCAGGTTTCCTTCCTGCTCAGAGCGGGAGGTTACCGCCTGCTTCAGCCGGTCGCCATGAAATCAAACCGGTTTAAGATACAAAACATGAATTAGACCCAAGTTCTCTACATCAGTTCAGGTTCCCAACCTTTTAAACTAAATTTTAACCTTTGTAAACTTTGTCTCGCCAACTTCTCGCTGCACGGTGATGTAACTTTATTATCTTTGTAATCAGTTTCTGCTTTCACGCCGCACCAAGTCTATGTGGGTTTTTGggtttaagaggttaaatttacAGTGTTATGCTAAATTACTTACTtttgagaagaagaaaaaacagaccTTCAAACTTgcataaagattattattaaaactagaaattttaatttaataaatcttgtccatgcagcaagatcatttccctcagatttactgtttgatctggttttaaaccttttttgcagtgtgaaaaacaACTAGACTTGTTTAGATTTACATTATAACAAATAAAccaaagaaaacttttttttttttttcattttaatcaagACTTTTATCAACCTGATATTTAAACCAGATTTTGAAAACttaaatattgatttatacagtcatggaaaaaaatattagacccttgttttcttcaatgaagaagagtaagaatgaagAACTTACTTTTGAAAAGAGCATTTGACATTCTAACCTGCATGAAGCGTTTCCGTGTGTTGTGAGCTTGTAggcttttttctcatttataaagtataGATGTAGATATTTAACCGGTTAGATTTAAAATGAAGAGCGCTCCGTGGATCtttgttgggaatcactgctctggATGGTTCTCTGGGTTTAAAGAAGGCGACTGGTTgtgtttgttgaacagagagcgccatctagagGGCAGAACGTGGTTGATGAAGCTTCATGTGTCCATCACTTTAGGTGGATAGAATATCTGCTGGAGTTCATGTGCTGCACTGGATGCTTTCATGTTTGAACTCTGATATCTTTTAGCTGCATTACTTCATTTTAACAAGTGTTTTATCAGTAAATACGAGAGATGCACTgattgtatttgtacttttatactttttgtATTTCCTGTCTGCTGGTAGTAACAACTAGAgtaaacacaataataatactgtATGTTCATTCCACTACAGGAGAGACTTTCTGATGAGGTGTTGGGGGAAAATATCAGTATCAATAATCTGCTAAATGAGTTATAAAATATAAGCATAACAGATATTATCACCACAGCCTTATTAATGCTCATTGTATTATTTTCAGCCGACTAATGTGTTTCCACCTCGTGTTTTAACATTAAATGTGTCTAATAAACGTCCTGAAAACATTCTGTCACTCGTCAAATATTCACAAAGTTGTTTCTTATAAcactgtgatttttattttattttattttatatgatgAAACACTTTTTAGATTGTGATGTAATGTGTGCTGTTACCGTCCGGAGCCGCAGGAGGCGCTGATGAGCTCTGAGCGGGTTTAAACCCTAAAACAtgcgtagaagaagaagaagaggaagaaggaaaCAGACGAAGAAGAAGCTGTATCCTGATCAATAACTAGCTCCTCATTTATCTTtaaattatacttttatttttattcataacgAGAGAAAGAATCAACCCGCAGCACGGCGACAGATGAGACTTTAAGGTGAAACTTTGATTTATCTCCAGTTTCCTTTATTTCACCTGAACTGACTGTTGAAACGAGGCTAACGAGCTAAAGCTAACAGCAGTTAACGGCTCAGAGGGTCAatacatatattaaatattagttatgttatattatatcgGTCAGGATGTAAgttataaatatatctatatactatatatctatatattttttattatatattatatcagtCAGGATGTATGTTATTAACTAGTTATGTCGGTATGTTAAgttataaatatatctatatactatatatatctatatattttttattatatattatatcagtCAGGATGTATGTTATTAACTAGTTATGTCGGTATGTTAAGTTATAAATAtgtctatatattatatattatttattatatcggTCAGGATCAACTTGGTAGTGACATATTTGTTTTATCTGTAATAATGTTATTCATGTTATCACTGGtagaatgtaaataaataaatattattattatattaactttAGTAGTAgaacctttttaataatttgtctcAATTATTGATCAGAGCCAAACTTCAGCTAAACTAGAAACTGTTGAGTGTGTTTCCATCACCGGACAAAACCCAGAATGAGGGTCTCAGTCCCTGAAACGCCCCTAAAcctgaatacgagccgtcctagAGGACTTTCATCAGGACTtctttagtccctgtagtagagcagggtctttattctccctgtaaacagcctggttgctgattggatagaacactagagcaggaagtgacgtagtactggacgccacaacaacacgcaacatttgtaaaagctggtgaagcagtgttggcaacttagtgactttgttgctatatttagcaacttttcagacccccttagagactatttttcaagaaagcgactggagacaaatccagagactttttctgaaTCTTCTTTAGGAGCCGGAGGCcagttagcggctcgttaagagtctccgttagcagcagttagctacagttagctctgtagcagtacagtgtgtatgtgctaacaggctaacagttagctctgtagcagtacagtgtgtatgtgctaacaggctaacagttagctctgtagcagtacagtgtgtatgtgctaacaggctaacagttagctctgtagcagtacagtgtgtatgtgctaacaggctaacagttagctctgtagcagtacagtgtgtgtgtcctaacaggctaacagttagctctgtagcagtacagtgtgtatgtgctaacaggctaacagttagctctgtagcagtacagtgtgtatgtgctaacaggctaacagttagctctgtagcagtacagtgtgtatgtgctaacaggctaacagttagctctgtagcagtacagtgtgtatgtgctaacaggctaacagttagctctgtagcagtacagtgtgtatgtgctaacaggctaacagttagctctgtagcagtacagtgtgtatgtgctaacaggctaacagttagctctgtagcagtacagtgtgtatgtgctgctgctgcaggaggtgttagcttagcgatctctgtttgtttacaacaagcaccagacactctgtgcacagttagtgatgctgttatttcaccatcactatgtttatgatcagaggagactctgtgcataattagccatgctgctttgtttatgatcagctgctgacgttgtgcacagttagcgacggtgaaaaccaaacgtcacctccagagtctaaATCATGTGGCGACTCCTCAGGTGACACGATGCTGCTGGAGCGACTGGTCTGACTGGGACTCGTCGCCTGCTGCGTCGTCATGGGGACGACGATGAGCGAGCCGTGCATCTACGACAAACTGTCGGAGAGCATCGACATCCTGCGCCAGTCGGGCTACCGCTACGGCATGTCGGAGCGGGAGATCGAGAGGTTCATCAAGCAGGTTCTGGAGACCAACGAGCCCCGCAGAGAACCGCCACAGTTCCCCCTGCTCAGAGCCGCCATGAAGGTCTGTAGTATCACTGATATAATCAATAACTGTCTGTAGTATCACTGATATAATCAATAACCGTCTGTAGTATCACTGATATAATCAATAAAGGTCTGTTATATCACTAATATAATCAATAACGGTCTGTTAGACACTAATATAATCAATAACGGTCTGTAATATCACTGATAGGaatataatcaataaatcactgaagGCTTCATCCTGGGAAAGGACTTAGGAAAAacatgtttggagtgttttttgtctgaaaaGACTAAATAATGTCCCAGTAAGGTCCTAGTAGCGTCCCAGTCCCGTCCCAGTAACGTCCCAGTCCCGTCCCAGTAAGGTCCCAGTAACACCAGTAGTGTCCAAGTCCCGTCCCAGTAAGGTCCCAGTAACGCCCCAGTAACGTCCCAGTCCCGTCCCAGTAAGGTCCCAGTAACGCCCCAGTAAGGTCCCAGTCCCGTCCCAGTAAGGTCCTAGTAGCGTCCCAGTAAGGTCCCAGTCCCGTCCCAGTAAGGTCCCAATAACACCAGTAGTGTCCCAGTAAGGTCCCAGTCCCGTCCCAGTAAGGTCCCAGTCCCGTCCCAGTAAGGTCCCAGTACCGTCCCAGTAAGGTCCCAGTCCCGTCCCAGTCAGGTCCCAGTAACAGCAGTGTGCCGTGTGCAGGTGGTGGTGGCGCTGggcgtgctgctgctggtggtccTGGCCCTCTGCTACCCCCACAGCTCCCAGTTAGGACTGGTCCAGCTGGGCTGCTGTAACTGGTCGTCTCCGCTGAGTCACGTCCGCCTGCTGTCACTGCCCATCGCCAAGAAGTACAACCTGCAAGGTCTGGATACTACAGatacacactatatatatatatatatatatatatatatactgtgtatactacatatacacagtatatatatatagtatatacatAGTATAcacatagtatatatatattaatatttatagtaTTTCATGAggaaatactgtgtgtgtgtgtgtgtgtgtgtgtgtgtgtgttgcagggttCCATGAGTGGTGGAGTGCCGGTTCTCTCAGGCAGAACCTGGTGAACTGTTCGGGCTGTGCAGAGATCTCCTCGGTGCTGGAGGTCCCTGAGAGCCTCAGAGGGACGGTGACCCTCAGACGGGGGCCACAGCTCGTCCTGctgaaggtcagaggtcaaacccGCCagaataagataataatgaagGACTTTAGGTTTATTCTCCAGCTGTTGTTCAACTCCAGTGTGGTGCTTCAGATAGTTTTCCTCTCTTAGTTTCTTTAGGAAATAAACTTGTGGAGGCTTAAAAGATTCATTACAATATAACAACAGTTAGACATTTAAACCTGTTTGCACTGTTACCACACAACAATGTGATTAtagcgtgtttccactgagaaaacaaacaccatattatatGGTAactatggtgtgtgtgtgtgtgtctggttctctctttctgtgagagatagattaaaggatcaaaggctttggggtcgaccaatcagagcagagcaatcaacagaattaactgccgctgtagaatgttcaGGAATAGTGACAGCatccagaggtggacagactggaatttctggcctcgaacagaaagcatttttggcaaaaccataatacctatcattgatccgacttcactttgagcgtcctgagttcttcctgaacctctacatatgttttttttaagaaaaatgaaaaaatagctttgttagagcgatctaaaaaaactgttacatctcccttttccagaaatctccctgcgtttttaatatgggagccaatgaggctgttggtggtgttggtggatcatctgtgcgtcctacgcccaaactataactctgacagctttaccagaggattgtgagggagaagactaattttcctacgtttctatgtataaattatttctgtagagtggaatttgcggcctggagcgcagttttcaaatttattttttgacaattttttctctccctctacactctggtgatgatgtcacacactctgacactttagtcatttttacatctatttttggtcattatggagagtgttttggctccgcccactagttactTAGCGACTATTTAGCCCCCTCTATAgactgtttttcaaaaaagcgactggcgacaaatctagcgactttttctggtgttattggagactttagGAGACTCGttgctcttcttaacgagtagcaggcgccgtcccaaagcatcaccagcggcccagtcctcctgcagcagtctctcccagctgtaaGAGCCGGAGACGTTAACCCCGTCCAGTCTGACAGTGGTAgccaggtactttctgagccgctaaccggtgaagttgggctgATCTTGGGCGTTTTGTGTCTCCACAGCAGCTCACTGGAGGGAAAAGTTCCTGATGGAAAGGCTCCTAATAATGTGTCCACcttgtttgaagtgttttgtgttgtggtgGTCCCTGCAGGGCGGGGAGTCCCTCAGCGTGCAGCggcagcagctggaggagctcTACCTGGCTCATTCAGGCTCCATGTCCATCCTGCTGGAGGAGGACGACGGCCTGCACAACCACAACCAGGGCCTCCCGCAGGGCCCCGCCAACTTCACCCTGCTCTGGTACGCTTCCTGCTACCACCAGACCCCTTCAGACCCAGACCTGCACCAGAAACACAGTGGTCTATAATAATCTATAAACCAGACCTGCACCAGAAACACAGTGGTCTATAATAATCCtaactatataataataataataataataataaccctaGTGCTGTGCTGTGTGCAGGAGGTTCAGCTCTGGGACCAGGGAGAAGGTCCTGAGGTGGCTCTTCCCCAAGGCGGAgctctgccccctgctggacagcGCTGGGACCATCGTGCAGCGCTGCCTGGTCACCCACAGCACCAACTCCCAGAGCAaggtctgtctgcctgtctgtcctcctgtctgtctgtctgtctgtctgtctgtctgtctctctgtctgtctgtctgtctgtctgtctgtctgtctgtctgtctgtctctctgcctgcctgtctgtctgtctgtcctcctgcctgcctgtctgtctgtctgtctctctgcctgcctgtctgtctgatctctacctgtctgtgttCCAGGGGGTGGGTGTGTTCGGCTGGCTGGTGGTGGGTGAGGGGCTGCCGACGGTTCGAGTCCTGCCCGTCCAGCGCTGTCAGAAACACTGCAGCTCCTTCAACCTGTGGCTGGCACCTGGAGACATGGGTAACACctccacacaacaacaacaaacacaacaacaacaaacacaacaatatcTGTAGCTGTGTTTCCGGGGAAGAGTGGCctctgggaaagtctcaggccacgccccctctaaagttccaggccacgccccctctgaagtctcaggccacgccccctccgctcactctgcatgtctccactactagttagcccccagagggatttagagactctggaggtgattCATGGTTTTAGATCGTCgactccggcccccgcggctcgttaagaagagcctccggcccctgcggctcgttaagaagagcctccggccccgcggctcgttaagaagagcctccggcccccgcggctcgttaagaagagcctccggcccccacggctcgttaagaagagcaagaacgagtctccaaaagtctccaataacaccagaaaaagtctctggatttgtctccagtctctttcttgaaaaatagtctctaagggggtctgaaaagttgctaaatatagcaacaaagtcactaagttgccaacactgcttcaccagcttttacaaatgttgcgtgttgttgtggcgtccagtactacgtcacatcctgcttagcgttctatccaatcactaaccaggctgtttacagggagaataaagaccctgctctactacagggactaaagaagtccagacaaaagaccctcaggacggctcatattcagattaggggcgtttcagggAGTGAGACCCTCATTTGGTTCTCTTCTGATGTTTTCCTGTTCCTCCTCTAGTCTACGCAGACCCTCGCTACTGGCAGATGGAGCTGTTCCCCGGCCGAGGCCAGAACATCATCTGTGACGGCTCCGTCTTCTGACCTGgagggtcaggggtcagaggtcagaggtcaggacgACTGTGAATGTTCGGTTTTCGGAGCTCAACGGCCTTAAAACCCTCCTGATGCCCCCCTTACCCATAACCACCCCACCATACCAGAACtggaaaaccacacacacacacacacacatagacaactCCAGTTTGTAGTTTGGGATCCTCCTGCAGGTTTTTCGAGGTTTGAGAGAAATGACTCTGTGGCTCTGAGT
Coding sequences within:
- the c3h6orf89 gene encoding bombesin receptor-activated protein C6orf89 homolog, producing MGTTMSEPCIYDKLSESIDILRQSGYRYGMSEREIERFIKQVLETNEPRREPPQFPLLRAAMKVVVALGVLLLVVLALCYPHSSQLGLVQLGCCNWSSPLSHVRLLSLPIAKKYNLQGFHEWWSAGSLRQNLVNCSGCAEISSVLEVPESLRGTVTLRRGPQLVLLKGGESLSVQRQQLEELYLAHSGSMSILLEEDDGLHNHNQGLPQGPANFTLLWRFSSGTREKVLRWLFPKAELCPLLDSAGTIVQRCLVTHSTNSQSKGVGVFGWLVVGEGLPTVRVLPVQRCQKHCSSFNLWLAPGDMVYADPRYWQMELFPGRGQNIICDGSVF